A genomic region of Rhodohalobacter sp. 614A contains the following coding sequences:
- a CDS encoding InlB B-repeat-containing protein, with amino-acid sequence MRHCSRLLLLLAVLLISSCSKRSDTYHVSITAVPTEAGTVTPAEGDFNIGRSLEISAFPNEHWVFERWEGDHTGTNNPAIINLDTDKDIAAIFAKREYNLTVNIEGEGSVSERIVQQKATEYPHGTVVELTANPADNWEFIGWQGDITGAENPAEITIEGEMEVTAVFSKIEYPLTINIVGQGTVTEEIVQAKATDYPFGTVVRLTAEADSGWAFTEWEGDLASTENPAEITIDEPKTVTVNFDRTFRLNTISIPAAGGTIEPLDGTYVRDTSFDVEAIPNDGWQFVEWRGDFTGTTNPFNLTMNGNKTLEAHFEPLSFTLDTTIVGNGHILIDILNGGETEDGYEYGTTLELTAVAETDWSFVRWQGDVSGTINPTLVTIDGSKSVTAVFRFFDGGNGNPGNPYQISTLLQLQAMQDYPDSHFILTQDIDASATSGWNIGAGFMPIGSDEVPFTGGFNGAGFNISNLFMNRPDEQNIGLFGNIGTGVVIQNTILTNADVTGNGNTGALVGQNNGEVLRSHSTGSVSGSFASSVIGGLVGLNNGTVQSSSSNATVIGYSNVGGLVGSNTSDILKSYALGDFSGTDNIGGLLGENVVGGLVSESFAAGSVSASLGNDGGLVGANNATVEISYWDTDSSGQMDGDGDGDVTIGLTGLTTPEMSGPAAETNMSDFNWVETWTTTPASYPILQWQSQ; translated from the coding sequence ATGAGACATTGCTCCCGACTTTTACTGCTTCTGGCAGTTTTACTTATCAGTTCATGTTCGAAAAGGTCTGATACTTATCATGTAAGTATTACCGCAGTTCCCACAGAAGCCGGAACTGTAACACCCGCTGAAGGTGATTTTAATATTGGCAGATCGCTTGAAATTTCCGCTTTTCCGAACGAACATTGGGTATTTGAGAGATGGGAAGGAGATCATACCGGAACGAATAATCCGGCAATTATCAATTTAGATACAGACAAGGATATTGCAGCTATCTTTGCCAAACGGGAATATAATCTTACTGTAAATATTGAGGGAGAAGGCTCTGTCAGCGAAAGGATTGTTCAACAAAAAGCTACCGAATATCCTCATGGAACAGTTGTAGAATTGACTGCAAATCCGGCCGATAATTGGGAATTTATCGGTTGGCAGGGAGATATAACAGGAGCCGAAAATCCGGCTGAAATTACGATTGAAGGTGAAATGGAAGTCACAGCCGTATTCAGCAAGATTGAATATCCGTTAACTATCAATATTGTGGGCCAGGGAACGGTTACTGAAGAAATTGTCCAGGCCAAAGCCACTGATTATCCTTTTGGAACGGTTGTTAGATTAACGGCTGAAGCGGACTCAGGCTGGGCTTTCACAGAGTGGGAGGGAGATTTGGCAAGCACTGAGAATCCGGCTGAGATCACCATCGACGAGCCCAAGACAGTAACTGTAAACTTCGATCGAACATTCAGGTTGAATACAATTTCGATTCCTGCCGCCGGTGGTACAATTGAACCTTTAGACGGAACCTATGTGCGCGACACTTCTTTTGATGTAGAAGCTATTCCCAACGATGGCTGGCAATTCGTTGAGTGGCGTGGTGATTTTACGGGTACCACAAATCCGTTTAATCTTACTATGAATGGTAATAAAACTCTCGAAGCACATTTCGAACCTCTCAGTTTTACGTTGGATACAACCATAGTAGGAAATGGTCATATCTTGATTGATATATTGAATGGAGGAGAAACAGAAGATGGCTACGAGTACGGTACTACCCTGGAATTAACAGCCGTTGCCGAAACTGACTGGTCATTCGTTCGGTGGCAAGGAGATGTGTCGGGTACCATAAATCCTACGCTTGTTACTATTGATGGAAGTAAATCTGTAACGGCCGTATTCCGGTTCTTCGATGGTGGGAACGGCAATCCTGGAAATCCATATCAGATTTCCACATTGCTTCAACTCCAGGCCATGCAGGATTATCCCGATTCGCATTTTATTCTTACACAGGATATTGATGCAAGTGCAACTTCCGGTTGGAATATCGGTGCAGGATTTATGCCAATCGGTTCTGATGAAGTTCCATTTACCGGTGGTTTTAACGGTGCAGGATTCAATATTTCAAACCTGTTTATGAATCGGCCGGACGAACAGAATATCGGACTATTTGGCAATATTGGTACCGGAGTGGTTATTCAAAACACGATTCTAACCAATGCTGATGTTACAGGTAATGGAAATACAGGGGCTCTTGTAGGGCAAAATAACGGTGAAGTATTGCGCTCACACAGCACAGGAAGTGTGAGCGGATCATTCGCCAGCAGTGTTATTGGCGGCTTGGTTGGGCTGAATAATGGAACGGTTCAATCATCATCATCCAATGCAACGGTGATTGGTTATTCGAATGTTGGTGGATTAGTTGGAAGCAATACTTCCGATATTCTCAAATCCTATGCTCTTGGAGATTTTTCCGGCACTGACAATATTGGCGGTCTTTTGGGCGAAAATGTTGTGGGCGGTTTAGTTTCAGAATCGTTTGCAGCCGGCTCAGTATCAGCTTCACTTGGAAATGATGGCGGATTGGTTGGCGCAAACAATGCAACCGTAGAAATTAGTTATTGGGATACGGACTCATCCGGTCAGATGGATGGAGATGGTGATGGCGATGTGACAATTGGACTAACCGGTTTAACGACACCCGAAATGTCCGGACCTGCTGCCGAAACAAATATGAGTGATTTTAATTGGGTGGAAACGTGGACAACAACCCCTGCGTCTTACCCGATTTTACAATGGCAGTCTCAATAG
- a CDS encoding GIY-YIG nuclease family protein: MGFSMFYTYILHSQSADRFYTGYTSYTPQNRLHLHNQGSTPSTKSGIPWEIQFCKSFDTKTEAIKFENFIKRQKSKVFIQKLIDSDENEYRE, translated from the coding sequence ATGGGCTTTTCAATGTTTTATACCTACATCCTACATAGTCAATCAGCCGATCGATTTTATACCGGTTACACTTCCTATACACCTCAAAATCGACTTCATCTTCATAATCAAGGATCTACACCTTCCACAAAATCAGGAATACCATGGGAGATTCAATTCTGCAAATCGTTTGACACCAAAACAGAGGCTATCAAATTTGAAAATTTTATCAAACGGCAGAAAAGCAAAGTGTTCATCCAAAAACTGATTGACTCAGATGAAAACGAATACCGGGAATAG
- a CDS encoding adenylosuccinate synthase, with product MPVRIVIGAQWGDEGKGKIVDLLSADAQYVVRYQGGANAGHTLKFDNTTIVLHLIPSGLFNGNSKCIIGNGVVIDPIALVEELEEVQEHDVDLEGRLFISSSAHLILPYHKVLDKVKEKSRGSDAIGTTGRGIGPAYVSKVSRIGIRMDDLLDENALNSKIRKNLKDINVALENVYGEDPLDADKMIEELKPAIEKVKPFVCNTSQKLHQALIDGESILLEGAQGSLLDVDHGTYPYVTSSCPTAGGACTGSGIPPLAVTHAMGITKAYCTRVGNGPFPTELDDEYGETLRKNGQEFGATTGRPRRCGWLDLVALKYAVQLNGMNELALTKLDVLDDFDEIKVCTEYELDGKTSRVFPLDTENVEKATPVYKAFEGWKSSTRDISNFEDLPEKAKNYISFIEDYTGVKFNIISTGPKRSETIVR from the coding sequence ATGCCTGTTCGAATTGTTATTGGAGCCCAGTGGGGAGACGAAGGAAAAGGAAAAATTGTTGATCTGTTGAGTGCCGATGCTCAATATGTGGTCCGATATCAGGGAGGTGCCAATGCCGGCCATACCCTTAAATTCGACAATACCACTATTGTGCTTCACCTCATTCCGTCAGGCCTTTTCAATGGAAACTCAAAATGTATAATCGGGAATGGTGTGGTTATTGACCCTATCGCTCTCGTGGAAGAACTCGAAGAAGTTCAAGAGCATGACGTTGATTTAGAAGGCAGACTTTTTATAAGCAGTTCTGCCCATCTTATTCTTCCCTATCACAAAGTTCTGGATAAAGTAAAAGAAAAAAGTCGCGGCAGCGATGCAATTGGAACAACCGGCCGGGGAATTGGCCCTGCATACGTCAGCAAGGTTTCCAGGATTGGAATTCGAATGGACGATCTTTTAGATGAGAACGCTCTGAACTCCAAAATCCGGAAAAATCTTAAGGATATAAATGTTGCCCTCGAAAATGTTTATGGTGAAGATCCTTTGGATGCCGACAAGATGATTGAAGAGCTCAAACCTGCCATCGAAAAGGTAAAACCGTTTGTCTGTAATACATCTCAAAAACTTCATCAGGCCCTTATTGATGGAGAATCTATTTTACTTGAAGGAGCCCAGGGCAGCTTGCTCGATGTTGATCACGGAACATATCCATATGTAACATCCTCCTGCCCGACTGCCGGAGGCGCCTGTACTGGAAGTGGGATTCCCCCATTAGCTGTGACGCATGCAATGGGCATTACAAAGGCTTATTGTACACGAGTAGGCAATGGTCCCTTCCCTACTGAATTGGACGATGAATACGGAGAAACCCTCCGAAAAAACGGACAGGAATTTGGCGCAACTACGGGCCGCCCACGACGATGCGGCTGGCTTGATCTTGTAGCTTTGAAATACGCTGTTCAGCTTAATGGAATGAATGAACTTGCTCTCACCAAGCTGGACGTTCTGGACGATTTTGATGAAATAAAAGTCTGTACAGAATATGAACTTGATGGAAAGACAAGCCGTGTTTTCCCCCTCGATACAGAAAATGTAGAAAAAGCCACACCGGTTTATAAAGCATTTGAGGGCTGGAAATCATCAACCAGAGATATCTCAAATTTTGAAGATCTCCCGGAAAAAGCAAAGAATTACATCTCTTTTATAGAAGATTACACGGGAGTGAAATTTAACATCATTTCAACCGGACCCAAACGCTCAGAGACGATTGTTCGATAA
- a CDS encoding STAS domain-containing protein produces the protein MSFNVSEKYNCVVIEFKGNVMGGPDAVSLNEELHELIENDKTNVVVDLGKVKFMNSSGLGMLIGALTTMKKAGGDLRIANATDKIESLLIITKLITVFKHYKTLDEAIASYQEN, from the coding sequence ATGAGTTTTAATGTTTCTGAAAAATACAACTGTGTGGTAATCGAGTTTAAAGGTAATGTAATGGGCGGACCCGATGCCGTTAGCCTGAATGAAGAACTTCATGAGTTGATCGAGAACGACAAAACCAATGTAGTTGTCGACCTCGGAAAAGTGAAGTTTATGAACTCATCCGGATTGGGCATGCTTATTGGAGCACTTACAACGATGAAGAAAGCAGGTGGTGATTTACGAATTGCCAACGCTACAGATAAAATTGAAAGCTTGCTCATTATCACAAAACTCATTACTGTATTTAAGCACTACAAAACGCTGGATGAAGCAATTGCCTCATACCAGGAAAACTAG
- the secF gene encoding protein translocase subunit SecF — MRWFETPNYDFIRAQKIAYFFSGALVIISIVAIFTMGLTYGIDFRGGQEFVFDFENPVDVVEVRDQLTEPLGTTPEIKLFGSSSEILVRVDTEMDITQTEDLILSNFESIYPDNPVTIEKTDLVGPRFAEDLRMGALYSIVFALAVVFIYIFIRFKGWYYSAGAIAALAHDVLVVLGIFTIMAKFAPFDVSIDQTIIAAFLTIVGYSLNDTVVVFDRIRENSLVYKTMNFKDMINKSLNDTLSRTVITSLTTLFVVTVLFIFGGEVLKGFAFALVIGIVLGTYSSLFVASALVVELQKRAMQAK; from the coding sequence ATGAGATGGTTTGAAACACCAAATTACGATTTTATAAGAGCCCAGAAGATCGCCTATTTCTTTTCTGGTGCGCTGGTCATTATTTCCATTGTGGCCATTTTTACAATGGGTTTGACCTATGGCATTGACTTCCGTGGCGGACAAGAGTTCGTTTTCGATTTCGAAAATCCCGTGGATGTCGTTGAAGTCCGGGACCAACTAACCGAACCGCTGGGTACAACCCCGGAAATAAAACTTTTCGGATCGAGCAGTGAAATTTTGGTTCGGGTAGATACGGAGATGGATATCACTCAAACAGAGGATCTCATCCTCTCAAATTTTGAGTCAATCTATCCGGACAACCCTGTTACCATTGAGAAGACCGACCTTGTAGGTCCGCGATTTGCCGAAGATCTGCGTATGGGTGCGCTTTACTCTATTGTGTTCGCACTCGCCGTTGTATTCATCTATATTTTTATTCGATTCAAAGGATGGTATTATTCGGCAGGAGCAATCGCCGCATTGGCACACGACGTACTGGTTGTGCTCGGAATCTTTACGATAATGGCAAAATTTGCGCCATTTGATGTAAGTATTGATCAAACAATTATTGCTGCGTTTCTGACCATTGTCGGGTACTCACTGAACGATACAGTGGTTGTTTTCGACCGTATTCGTGAAAATTCGCTGGTTTACAAAACCATGAACTTCAAGGATATGATTAACAAAAGCTTAAATGACACTCTCAGCCGAACTGTTATCACTTCATTAACCACCTTGTTTGTGGTAACCGTGCTGTTTATCTTTGGAGGAGAAGTACTAAAAGGCTTTGCTTTTGCTCTCGTAATCGGTATCGTTTTAGGGACTTACAGCTCACTATTTGTTGCAAGTGCGCTCGTTGTAGAACTTCAGAAACGGGCAATGCAAGCCAAATAA
- the secD gene encoding protein translocase subunit SecD, giving the protein MKSQNNGFKIGSIVLFLGLTIYYLFPTIQWQLEQRHINSMVPSERAQYEEENAAKLQNLREESLSLGLDLQGGMYVTLEVGTPQLLLELAGEYADDQLREIIQIARQRAFEQRTDFIDEFVTEFETRNPDGLLSRYYRSDADNITRRSTNEEIATYLREQRNAAVDRAMEIIRSRVDRYGVTEPSILQQGNNRIVVELPGVADEERVRDLLRGTARLEFRLLPEPEEINAVKQQIAEYFSNQMEQEQADTLAQAEGDSLAQDSSNDDVTNLLEVFDLRGTNQYSFGYTAGRDTSIVNDILAQEDVQSFIPRNIELMWGASAFAEDNGTELFELIPVRNQVELTGDVISEARVAFEPTTNAAEVSMTMNSEGARRWSRITGANIGKPVSIVLDGYVYSYPTVQNKINNGRSSISGLGGVVEAEDLVNILLSGALPAPLDIIEERTVGASLGEDSIQAGLYSTLFGLFVVALFMIIYYRAGGGIADLALILNIIFILGILAAFNATLTLPGIAGIVLTIGMAVDANVLIFDRIREEMRGGKTLRAAIDNGYSNAMSAIMDANITTFFVAVILYSFGVGPIKGFAVTLMAGIVASLFSAIVITRVVVDYLTRDKSADINFG; this is encoded by the coding sequence ATGAAATCACAGAACAACGGATTTAAAATAGGAAGCATCGTTCTGTTCCTTGGATTGACGATTTATTATCTATTCCCCACTATTCAGTGGCAATTGGAACAACGCCATATAAATAGTATGGTTCCATCGGAACGAGCACAATACGAGGAAGAAAATGCTGCAAAATTACAGAACCTCCGAGAAGAATCTCTTTCTTTGGGCCTTGATTTGCAAGGTGGTATGTACGTAACACTGGAAGTAGGAACTCCGCAATTACTACTCGAATTGGCCGGCGAATATGCTGATGATCAACTTCGTGAAATCATCCAGATTGCACGCCAACGCGCTTTTGAACAACGAACAGATTTCATTGATGAATTTGTCACCGAGTTTGAAACACGCAATCCTGATGGGCTTTTGAGCCGTTACTACAGATCAGACGCCGACAATATCACTCGCCGTTCCACAAACGAAGAGATTGCAACCTACCTCAGAGAGCAGCGCAACGCGGCTGTTGATCGCGCGATGGAAATTATCCGCTCTCGTGTGGACCGGTATGGTGTAACCGAACCTTCTATCCTTCAACAGGGCAATAACCGGATTGTTGTTGAGCTCCCGGGCGTAGCCGATGAAGAGCGGGTTCGTGACCTGCTTCGGGGAACAGCTCGACTGGAGTTCCGATTACTCCCCGAACCGGAAGAAATCAACGCTGTTAAGCAGCAAATCGCTGAATATTTCAGCAATCAAATGGAACAGGAACAGGCTGATACACTCGCTCAGGCCGAGGGTGATTCTTTAGCACAAGATTCATCAAATGATGACGTGACCAACCTGCTCGAAGTGTTTGACCTGCGTGGTACCAATCAGTACTCATTCGGATATACCGCCGGCAGAGATACTTCCATTGTAAATGATATTCTTGCACAGGAAGATGTTCAGAGTTTCATTCCCCGAAATATCGAACTGATGTGGGGAGCCAGTGCTTTTGCCGAAGACAACGGAACAGAATTGTTTGAATTGATACCTGTAAGAAACCAGGTTGAGTTGACCGGCGATGTGATTTCAGAAGCAAGGGTTGCGTTTGAACCGACCACAAATGCTGCCGAAGTTTCCATGACAATGAACTCCGAAGGTGCCAGAAGATGGTCGCGAATTACCGGAGCAAACATTGGCAAACCCGTTTCAATTGTACTTGATGGCTATGTGTACTCTTATCCCACGGTTCAGAATAAAATTAACAATGGACGCTCATCCATTTCCGGGTTAGGTGGTGTTGTGGAAGCGGAAGACCTTGTAAACATTCTGTTGTCTGGTGCACTTCCCGCTCCTCTTGATATTATTGAAGAACGAACCGTGGGTGCTTCTTTAGGTGAAGATTCTATCCAGGCGGGTCTGTATTCTACCCTCTTCGGGCTTTTTGTGGTAGCTCTTTTTATGATTATTTACTACAGAGCCGGTGGTGGAATAGCCGATCTTGCTCTCATTCTAAACATCATTTTTATTCTCGGAATTCTGGCCGCATTTAACGCAACGCTGACCCTCCCGGGTATCGCCGGTATTGTATTAACGATTGGTATGGCGGTGGATGCGAACGTGCTGATATTTGACAGGATTCGCGAAGAGATGCGCGGTGGCAAAACATTACGCGCAGCTATAGATAATGGCTACTCCAACGCTATGAGTGCTATTATGGATGCTAACATTACCACATTTTTCGTAGCTGTAATTCTGTACAGCTTTGGTGTGGGACCGATTAAAGGTTTTGCCGTTACTCTGATGGCAGGAATTGTTGCATCGCTGTTTAGCGCAATTGTGATTACACGCGTGGTTGTTGATTACCTGACCCGCGATAAATCAGCCGACATCAACTTTGGATAA